The Populus alba chromosome 6, ASM523922v2, whole genome shotgun sequence genome contains a region encoding:
- the LOC118043878 gene encoding E3 ubiquitin-protein ligase SINAT2, with translation MAPGGSAFKEVLEFHSTVADCDVANSKSENNITPTKGTVVYSNNGVHELLECPVCTNLMYPPIHQCPNGHTLCSNCKLRVHNCCPTCRYDLGNIRCLALEKVAESLELPCKFQSLGCLDIFPYYSKLKHEQHCRFRPYSCPYAGSECSVTGDIPALVSHLKDDHKVDMHDGCTFNHRYVKSNPHEVENATWMLTVFNCFGRQFCLHFEAFQLGMAPVYMAFLRFMGDDNEAKKFSYSLEVGGNGRKLVWQGIPRSIRDSHRKVRDSQDGLIIQRNLALYFSGGDRQELKLRVTGRVWKEE, from the exons ATGGCTCCTGGAGGAAGTGCTTTTAAAGAAGTTCTTGAATTTCATTCCACAGTTGCAGATTGTGACGTTGCAAATTCAAAATCAGAAAACAACATTACACCAACAAAAGGTACTGTTGTTTATTCAAACAATGGTGTGCACGAGCTCCTTGAGTGTCCTGTCTGTACAAATTTAATGTACCCTCCAATTCACCAG TGCCCAAATGGACACACTTTATGTTCGAACTGCAAGCTTAGAGTACATAACTGTTGCCCTACTTGCCGCTATGATCTTGGAAATATACGGTGTTTGGCTTTGGAGAAAGTTGCAGAATCATTGGAGCTTCCCTGCAAATTCCAGAGCTTAGGATGCCTTGATATTTTCCCATACTACAGCAAGCTCAAGCATGAGCAACACTGTCGATTCCGTCCATATAGCTGTCCTTATGCTGGGTCTGAGTGCTCTGTAACCGGTGACATCCCTGCTCTTGTTTCCCATCTCAAGGATGATCACAAGGTTGACATGCATGATGGGTGTACCTTTAATCATCGTTATGTTAAGTCAAATCCACATGAAGTTGAAAATGCCACATGGATGCTTACA GTTTTTAACTGTTTTGGAAGACAGTTCTGCTTACATTTTGAGGCTTTCCAGCTGGGCATGGCACCTGTCTATATGGCCTTCTTAAGGTTTATGGGTGATGATAACGAAGCTAAGAAATTCAGTTACAGCTTAGAAGTCGGTGGGAATGGTCGTAAACTGGTATGGCAAGGAATTCCCAGGAGCATCCGTGACAGTCACAGGAAAGTCCGTGACAGCCAGGATGGGCTTATTATTCAAAGGAATTTGGCTCTCTACTTCTCTGGTGGGGATAGGCAAGAGCTGAAATTGAGGGTTACTGGTCGTGTATGGAAAGAAGAATGA
- the LOC118043877 gene encoding gamma-tubulin complex component 3, producing MEEEDDDQQNILDLVKELVNRLLSQNPQNPKPPISNHNPNSPDFQNSLRYAIRILSSRLTPSIAPDAAAIAESIKRGLATQGKSSQALTLAELYNKFASKTGPGSINNKWAVLYLLKIISEDTKIAQNAPNSMLLLPNLGLNELDLSNESRISRDFKRREKGYDNGVLLVSKDPENLLEIAFREFVNLVKEENEVSEEILVRDVLYVCQGIDGKYVKFDANVDGYVLSDSIKVPRGTRVMVRKLCELGWLFRKVKGYISESMDRFPAEDVGTVGQAFCAALQDELSDYYKLLAVLEAQAMNPIPLVSKSTSSSNYLSLRRLSVWFAEPTVKMRLMAVLVDKCRVLRGGAMAGAIHLHAQHGDPLVHEFMRSLLQHVCSPLFEMVRSWVLEGELEDIFAEFFVVGQPVKVESLWREGYRLHAGMLPSFISQPLAQRILRTGKSINFLRVCCDDRGWADTATEAAAAAGTTTRRGSLGYGETDALETLVVEAAKRIDKHLLDVMYTRYKFKEHCLAIKRYLLLGQGDFVQYLMDIVGQELSEPANTISSFQLAGLLESAIRSSNAQYDDPDILDRLRVKMLPQGTGDRGWDVFSLEYDARVPLDTVFTESVMARYLRIFNFLWKLRRVEHALIGAWKTMKPNCITSHSFTKLQHAVKLQLLSTLRQCQVLWNQMNHFVTNLQYYIMFEVLEVSWSNFSNEMEGAKDLDDLLAAHDKYLHSIVEKSLLGERSQSLYKSLFALFDLILRFRSHADRLCEGIYELQARTRASSLSSQDKTKSQRQTRDNLSEPGSWFSDGRKALEQRAGEFLQNMGQELEEISKEYTVLLEGFLSQLPVQQHVDLKFLFFRLDFTEFYSRLRPGT from the exons atggaagaagaagacgacgacCAGCAAAACATCCTAGATCTGGTCAAAGAATTAGTCAATCGCCTACTCTCTCAAAACcctcaaaaccctaaacccccaaTTTCTAACCATAACCCTAACTCTCCTGATTTCCAAAATTCTCTTCGCTACGCAATCCGCATTCTCTCCAGCAGATTAACCCCATCGATTGCCCCTGATGCCGCCGCAATCGCTGAATCAATCAAGCGTGGTCTTGCCACTCAAGGTAAATCCTCCCAAGCTCTCACTCTCGCTGAGTTATACAACAAATTTGCATCGAAAACGGGACCGGGAAGTATTAATAACAAATGGGCAGTTCTTTATTTGCTTAAAATCATTTCCGAAGATACAAAAATTGCACAAAATGCTCCAAATTCCATGCTTTTGTTACCTAATTTGGGGTTGAATGAGCTTGATTTGAGCAATGAATCGCGGATTTCCCGTGATTTTAAGAGAAGGGAAAAGGGTTATGATAACGGGGTTTTGTTGGTTAGTAAAGATCCGGAGAATTTGCTTGAAATCGCATTTAGAGAGTTCGTTAATCTGGTGAAAGAGGAAAATGAGGTGTCCGAAGAAATTTTAGTGAGAGATGTGTTATATGTTTGTCAAGGGATTGATGGGAAATATGTGAAGTTTGATGCAAATGTTGATGGGTATGTTTTATCAGATTCAATCAAGGTTCCAAGAGGTACAAGGGTTATGGTTAGGAAGTTGTGTGAGTTGGGGTGGTTGTTTAGGAAAGTTAAAGGGTATATTTCAGAGAGTATGGATCGGTTTCCAGCTGAAGATGTGGGAACTGTAGGGCAGGCATTTTGTGCTGCGTTACAGGATGAGCTTTCagattattataaattgttgGCTGTGCTTGAAGCGCAGGCGATGAATCCAATTCCATTGGTTTCAAAGTCAACCAGTTCGAGTAATTATTTGTCATTGAGGAGGTTGTCAGTGTGGTTTGCTGAGCCAACAGTGAAAATGAGGTTAATGGCTGTTTTGGTTGATAAATGCAGAGTCTTGAGGGGTGGGGCAATGGCTGGGGCTATACATTTGCATGCCCAGCATGGCGATCCATTGGTGCATGAGTTCATGAGGAGTTTACTGCAGCATGTTTGTTCGCCACTTTTTGAAATGGTTAGGAGTTGGGTTTTGGAAGGGGAGTTGGAGGATATTTTTGCTGAGTTCTTTGTTGTGGGTCAGCCAGTGAAAGTTGAATCACTTTGGAGAGAAGGTTACAGGCTCCACGCTGGAATGCTTCCTTCATTCATTTCACAACCCCTTGCTCAGCGCATTTTAAGGACTGGGAAGTCAATAAATTTCCTTCGTGTCTGTTGTGATGATCGTGGTTGGGCTGATACTGCAACagaggctgctgctgctgctgggaCCACAACTAGAAGAGGGAGTCTTGGATATGGTGAAACTGATGCACTTGAAACTCTGGTTGTTGAAGCAGCAAAGAGAATTGATAAGCATCTGTTGGATGTTATGTACACGAGGTATAAATTCAAAGAACACTGCCTTGCAATCAAGCGTTATTTACTGCTGGGGCAAGGTGATTTTGTCCAGTATTTAATGGATATTGTTGGTCAGGAACTTTCTGAGCCTGCTAATACAATTAGTTCATTCCAGTTGGCAGGGTTGCTGGAAAGTGCAATTCGATCATCCAATGCTCAGTATGATGATCCTGACATATTAGATAGGTTGAGGGTGAAGATGTTGCCGCAAGGTACTGGAGATAGAGGTTGGGATGTATTCTCGTTGGAATATGATGCCAGAGTACCATTAGACACAGTGTTTACAGAATCTGTTATGGCAAGgtatttaagaatttttaatttcctGTGGAAGCTGAGGCGAGTGGAGCATGCACTTATTGGTGCGTGGAAGACAATGAAACCTAATTGTATTACTTCTCATTCTTTCACCAAGCTGCAGCATGCAGTTAAGTTACAGTTACTCTCAACACTGAGACAATGCCAGGTCCTTTGGAATCAGATGAATCATTTTGTTACAAACTTGCAATATTATATCATGTTTGAAGTTCTGGAGGTTTCATGGTCTAACTTCTCAAATGAGATGGAAGGGGCAAAGGATCTTGATGATCTACTTGCAGCACATGATAAGTACCTCCACTCAATTGTAGAGAAATCTCTTCTTGGTGAACGATCGCAATCACTTTACAAGTCACTATTTGCCTTGTTTGACCTTATACTGCGTTTCAGAAGTCATGCAGATCGGCTGTGTGAAGGAATTTACGAGTTACAAGCAAG AACCAGGGCATCCTCTTTGTCCTCTCAAGACAAGACAAAATCACAAAGGCAGACAAGAGATAATCTGTCAGAGCCTGGATCATGGTTTAGTGATGGCAGGAAGGCCCTGGAACAACGTGCTGgtgaatttcttcaaaatatgGGGCAGGAACTGGAAGAAATATCAAAGGAATATACAGTGTTGCTCGAAGGTTTCTTGTCTCAGTTGCCTGTGCAACAACATGTTGATTTGAAATTCCTCTTCTTTCGGCTTGACTTCACTGAATTTTATAGTAGGTTGCGTCCTGGCACATAG
- the LOC118043740 gene encoding uncharacterized protein: MVDYNKEFQVDIAETKPSNAISIIDTDCEVDFVPRLDNKEPSKEWHKFVPFTGLSRRLGEKPAAELALPDSGSVEKDNQTINTAPSMATESEIRSRKHPTEVVWFMLAPGKKLKELETEDVKA, encoded by the coding sequence ATGGTCGACTATAACAAGGAATTTCAAGTTGATATAGCAGAAACCAAGCCATCTAATGCCATTTCCATTATCGATACAGATTGTGAGGTTGATTTTGTGCCTCGTCTAGATAACAAAGAGCCAAGCAAGGAATGGCACAAGTTCGTGCCTTTCACAGGTCTTTCTAGACGTTTGGGTGAGAAACCTGCTGCAGAGTTGGCTCTACCTGATTCAGGTTCTGTTGAAAAAGATAACCAAACAATTAACACAGCTCCAAGCATGGCCACTGAATCAGAGATCAGGTCTCGTAAACATCCAACAGAGGTGGTATGGTTCATGCTTGCACctggaaagaaattgaaagagctCGAAACAGAGGATGTCAAAGCTTAA
- the LOC118043876 gene encoding uncharacterized protein, which produces MAKYGEGDKRWIVEDRPDGANVHNWHWAETDCLEWSRNLLSKLLNNLTILDGEGNLFIKINKVEKVEGEAYINVRKGKIIPGYELHVALSWQGEAKDSERNSLLKVDGSVEIPYISDENADEDPEIRVTVKDESPIGKTLKNAMFAKGKPMVEDKVRVYVQSMAKGGPAKEELETKKVEKKEQPVADASVRKVSVSPVVEKKEVRKEGFKTISLTEKFSCRARDLFEILMDENRWKGFTQSNARISKEVGGEFSIFDGSVTGRNLELQEGKLIVQQWRFGNWPDGIVSKVRLTFDEPEPGITIVKVVHTDIPEEDRYGNETVVENTERGWRDLILNKIRAVFGFGI; this is translated from the exons ATGGCCAAGTACGGAGAAGGAGACAAACGTTGGATCGTGGAAGACAGACCAGACGGAGCCAACGTACACAACTGGCACTGGGCTGAGACAGACTGTTTAGAATGGTCAAGAAATCTCCTCTCCAAACTCCTCAACAACCTCACAATCCTCGACGGTGAAGGAAATCTCtttatcaaaatcaacaaagttGAAAAAGTCGAGGGAGAAGCTTATATTAATGTCCGTAAGGGGAAGATTATTCCGGGTTATGAGTTACACGTTGCTCTTTCGTGGCAAGGCGAAGCCAAAGATAGTGAACGGAATAGTTTATTGAAGGTAGATGGATCTGTTGAAATTCCGTACATTTCAGATGAGAACGCTGACGAGGATCCTGAGATTCGTGTTACGGTGAAAGATGAAAGCCCAATTGGAAAGACTTTGAAGAATGCTATGTTTGCGAAGGGGAAGCCGATGGTGGAGGATAAAGTTAGAGTTTACGTGCAGAGTATGGCGAAAGGTGGGCCAGCTAAGGAAGAATTGGAGACGAAGAAGGTGGAGAAAAAGGAGCAGCCGGTGGCTGACGCATCAGTGAGGAAGGTGAGTGTGTCTCCGGTGGTGGAGAAGAAGGAGGTGAGGAAAGAGGGGTTTAAGACTATTAGTTTGACGGAGAAGTTCAGTTGTAGGGCCAGGGATTTGTTTGAGATATTGATGGATGAGAATAGGTGGAAGGGGTTTACACAGAGTAATGCGAGGATTAGCAAAGAGGTTGGAGGGGAGTTTAGTATTTTTGATGGGTCTGTGACGGGGAGGAATTTGGAGTTGCAGGAGGGGAAATTGATTGTGCAGCAATGGAGGTTTGGGAACTGGCCTGATGGGATTGTATCGAAG GTGAGACTGACTTTTGATGAGCCTGAACCTGGGATTACTATAGTGAAGGTGGTGCATACTGATATACCCGAGGAAGACAG ATATGGGAATGAAACTGTGGTGGAGAATACTGAAAGAGGATGGCGGGATCTTATTTTAAACAAGATACGGGCAGTTTTTGGTTTTGGCATATGA